The Nostoc sp. 'Lobaria pulmonaria (5183) cyanobiont' genome window below encodes:
- a CDS encoding glycosyltransferase family 9 protein, whose translation MQVFIDQSLRPHPHIAVFGSSKVGNYVVTTPLLRGLKEKYPDCTLDFFGSDVTQDFELYCPYIDWRFSLYSDRDDILAQLAQVVHQRQQVAGSYDLAINCDEFSPINLVMTTALRPLYVTGAALTQDFQKKLDGGENANSIQRLLQDQDWNSSELVKRHQGVIQSNYIGEIFCRLAYVETDFFKLELPSQEPNFPVPDVLIHVTATRPAKLWPIHAWQQVIQWCAAQGLSVGLVGSAPKIQKTLYNAGSIEDDLLQTTALIDLRGQTSLLELAGAFLQTKAFISVDAGPLHIAVAVGCHTIALFGNDVDGDGASPIHLWKPRQPHVHLALSTFKCTLCQEHSFSNKSCLVPDHPCMSHLSFEQVIDYLQCLLKKVCQKMV comes from the coding sequence ATGCAAGTCTTTATCGATCAATCCTTACGCCCCCATCCCCATATTGCCGTATTCGGCTCCAGCAAGGTTGGCAATTATGTAGTAACTACCCCCTTGCTGCGAGGTCTGAAAGAAAAATATCCAGATTGCACGTTGGATTTTTTTGGCAGTGACGTAACCCAAGACTTTGAACTTTATTGTCCCTACATTGATTGGCGCTTTTCTCTGTATAGCGATCGCGATGATATCTTAGCGCAGTTAGCGCAAGTAGTACATCAACGGCAACAAGTTGCAGGTTCTTACGATTTAGCAATTAATTGTGATGAATTCAGCCCCATCAACCTAGTGATGACAACTGCTCTACGTCCCCTGTATGTGACAGGAGCGGCCTTAACACAAGACTTTCAGAAAAAGCTTGATGGAGGTGAAAATGCGAATTCAATTCAACGCCTGCTCCAGGATCAAGATTGGAATAGTTCTGAATTGGTCAAACGGCATCAAGGCGTGATTCAGAGCAACTATATTGGGGAAATCTTCTGTCGTTTAGCCTATGTTGAAACCGACTTTTTCAAGCTAGAACTGCCTAGTCAAGAACCTAATTTTCCTGTACCCGATGTGCTAATTCATGTGACAGCCACCCGACCTGCTAAACTCTGGCCGATTCACGCTTGGCAGCAAGTTATCCAGTGGTGTGCGGCACAAGGATTGAGTGTCGGTTTAGTGGGCAGTGCGCCGAAGATACAGAAAACGCTATACAATGCAGGTTCTATAGAGGACGACTTATTACAAACTACTGCTTTGATTGATCTCAGAGGTCAGACATCTCTATTAGAATTAGCAGGCGCATTTCTTCAAACCAAAGCCTTCATCTCAGTGGATGCAGGGCCATTGCATATTGCAGTTGCGGTGGGATGCCATACAATTGCTCTCTTCGGTAATGATGTTGACGGCGATGGAGCCAGTCCAATACATTTGTGGAAACCAAGACAACCTCACGTACATCTAGCGCTTTCAACCTTCAAATGTACCTTGTGTCAGGAGCATAGTTTTAGTAATAAGTCCTGTCTTGTGCCAGACCACCCCTGTATGAGCCATCTGTCTTTTGAGCAAGTTATCGATTATCTCCAGTGCCTGCTAAAGAAAGTTTGTCAAAAAATGGTGTGA
- a CDS encoding glycosyltransferase family 4 protein, translating into MNSLNILHINNWFGLGGAFIAAYNLHQSLSRAGVESFFAYKDEIHGVFQEKANDLKNTVQIVQRKNQFVDLANSITRRIGLNYVANPSIAALKHQACYQNAALLNFHLLHDDYFSYLMLPSLTRDKPAVYTLHDMWSFTGHCAYSYDCLKWQTGCGKCPYPNALPPIQRDATSLEWKLKNWAYRHSNLTIVAPSRWLAECAKQSMLNCFPIHHIPHGIDTVAYQPLDQQQCQTELGIPQHKKVLIFGAQDMTNRRKGGDLLLKALSYIPKSLKAETVLLTFGDEAKTISNAAEMEVLHLGYISSDRLKAVAYSAADLFLFPTRADVCGLVSLEAAACGTPTVAFNVGGVPDLVRPGITGYLAKPENADDFSNGIVQLLEDVNLRDRMSQNCRKVAVEEYSLEVQAQRYIQLYQQILNL; encoded by the coding sequence ATGAATTCTCTCAATATACTTCATATTAATAACTGGTTTGGCTTAGGTGGTGCATTTATTGCTGCCTACAATCTGCATCAAAGTTTATCCAGAGCCGGTGTTGAATCTTTCTTTGCCTATAAAGATGAGATTCATGGAGTGTTTCAGGAAAAAGCTAATGATTTGAAAAATACGGTACAGATTGTCCAAAGAAAAAATCAGTTTGTCGATTTAGCGAACTCAATTACAAGACGAATTGGCTTGAATTACGTTGCCAATCCCTCAATTGCTGCTCTTAAACATCAAGCCTGTTATCAGAATGCTGCTTTACTCAACTTTCACCTGCTTCATGATGATTATTTTTCCTATCTCATGCTTCCCTCATTAACGAGAGATAAACCTGCGGTCTACACGCTACATGATATGTGGAGTTTCACGGGACACTGTGCCTACAGTTATGACTGTTTAAAATGGCAGACTGGTTGTGGAAAATGTCCTTATCCTAATGCTTTACCTCCGATTCAACGAGATGCCACATCTCTAGAGTGGAAGTTAAAGAATTGGGCATATCGACACTCCAACTTAACGATTGTGGCTCCTAGTCGTTGGTTGGCTGAATGCGCTAAACAGAGTATGCTCAACTGTTTCCCCATTCATCACATTCCCCACGGAATTGATACAGTAGCCTATCAGCCACTCGATCAACAGCAGTGTCAAACTGAACTGGGAATTCCCCAGCATAAAAAAGTTCTCATATTTGGAGCACAAGACATGACCAATCGGCGTAAAGGTGGCGATCTATTGCTCAAAGCTCTTTCTTACATACCTAAATCGCTCAAAGCTGAAACCGTGTTGCTGACTTTTGGTGATGAAGCGAAAACAATCTCAAATGCCGCAGAAATGGAAGTACTGCACCTTGGCTATATCAGCAGCGATCGCCTGAAAGCGGTTGCCTATTCTGCCGCCGATTTATTTCTGTTTCCAACCCGTGCTGATGTTTGCGGGTTAGTCAGTCTGGAGGCAGCAGCTTGTGGTACGCCGACAGTTGCCTTCAATGTTGGTGGTGTTCCAGATTTAGTCCGTCCTGGTATCACTGGCTATTTAGCAAAACCTGAAAACGCTGATGATTTCTCTAATGGGATTGTCCAACTATTAGAAGACGTTAATTTACGCGATCGTATGAGTCAAAATTGCCGCAAGGTTGCGGTTGAAGAGTACTCGTTAGAAGTACAAGCCCAACGATACATTCAGTTGTACCAGCAAATTCTTAACCTATAG
- a CDS encoding glycosyltransferase family 9 protein: MSDNSSTDQSIFYPRFRDSEPLAASKYYTEKYDCDLAIPSYLGIGSCVCYTPLVEALSLKKGRFIKLLTAPLNYYKKAQENGYAIWENNPYIETIINADDIDPNIMVEVSVESDNFCQSRHIIENICFAHGLRPRQLRGSLFLSHAEMQWGLKTLAHLKRPVVCICPYGTSSSIKDSPWHLDNWLELVDYLKNQVSFLHIGNNDFEQKTFSIFTPKTTIRQAMALIWASDLYVGFDTGPSHIATAFQKPTLVLWDAVKKASLEEEKQEGFSIAHLRRWSYPQNQNLVIIGEKKKEVLEDCLEFILEQLNSFNRLSKLITN; this comes from the coding sequence ATGTCCGATAACAGCAGTACAGATCAATCTATCTTCTATCCACGATTTCGAGATTCAGAACCATTAGCTGCATCGAAGTATTATACTGAAAAGTATGACTGTGACTTGGCAATACCTAGTTATCTTGGAATAGGAAGTTGTGTATGTTATACACCATTAGTTGAAGCATTATCTTTAAAAAAAGGGCGATTCATAAAATTATTGACCGCCCCTTTAAACTACTATAAAAAGGCTCAAGAAAACGGGTATGCAATCTGGGAGAACAATCCATATATTGAGACAATTATCAATGCCGATGACATAGACCCGAACATCATGGTAGAAGTGTCCGTTGAATCAGATAATTTTTGTCAAAGCCGTCATATCATAGAAAATATCTGTTTTGCTCATGGACTGCGCCCTCGTCAATTAAGAGGTTCTTTATTTTTATCTCACGCAGAAATGCAGTGGGGATTAAAGACCCTTGCTCACCTGAAACGTCCCGTTGTTTGTATCTGTCCCTATGGAACTTCATCGAGTATTAAAGACTCACCTTGGCACTTAGATAATTGGCTGGAATTAGTTGATTACTTGAAAAATCAAGTAAGTTTTTTACATATTGGCAATAATGACTTTGAGCAAAAGACGTTTTCTATCTTTACACCAAAAACAACTATTAGACAAGCAATGGCTCTGATTTGGGCAAGTGATTTATATGTAGGATTTGATACTGGCCCTTCTCATATTGCCACTGCATTTCAGAAACCAACACTGGTTTTATGGGATGCTGTGAAAAAAGCTTCTTTAGAAGAAGAGAAACAGGAAGGATTTAGCATTGCCCATCTGCGTCGATGGTCTTATCCTCAAAATCAGAATCTAGTTATTATTGGTGAGAAAAAGAAGGAAGTCCTTGAAGACTGCTTGGAATTCATTCTTGAACAACTCAACTCCTTTAATCGACTTAGTAAACTAATCACAAATTGA
- a CDS encoding class I SAM-dependent methyltransferase, whose protein sequence is MHDNLMKNKWNERAKKDAFYYIETTFYDGDIDAFFALGEERTKLIVDPILTQLLPSASNASVLEIGCGLGRFSRALSKRFRSVIAVDVADEMIRQAKELSSEEQYANLKFYTNDGTSLSLIESESVDFVFSYEVFQHMPSLKVILNNFTEIRRVIKITGKALIHLRTETVSPLTKFQIFAKSHLPKFLLKLLGLSSIDKTWTGTTLNTKNIDQLCKSTGLEILQLINDPTHAPNTRIFVLLSPMK, encoded by the coding sequence ATGCACGACAATTTAATGAAAAACAAGTGGAATGAACGTGCTAAAAAAGATGCATTTTATTATATAGAAACAACTTTCTATGATGGGGATATAGATGCTTTTTTTGCTCTTGGTGAAGAGAGAACTAAATTAATTGTTGACCCTATCCTTACTCAATTATTACCATCGGCAAGTAATGCATCTGTATTAGAAATAGGGTGTGGTCTTGGTAGGTTTAGTCGTGCGCTCTCCAAACGATTCCGTAGCGTCATTGCAGTTGATGTTGCTGATGAAATGATTCGTCAAGCTAAAGAGTTATCCTCTGAGGAGCAGTATGCTAATTTGAAATTCTATACAAATGACGGGACTTCTCTATCTTTAATAGAATCAGAAAGTGTTGATTTTGTCTTTTCCTATGAAGTTTTTCAACATATGCCTTCTTTGAAAGTAATCTTAAACAACTTTACTGAGATCCGACGAGTTATTAAAATAACTGGTAAAGCACTGATTCACTTAAGGACAGAAACAGTTTCTCCATTAACTAAATTCCAAATATTTGCTAAAAGTCATCTTCCAAAATTTCTCTTGAAATTACTAGGATTATCTAGCATTGATAAAACATGGACGGGGACAACCTTAAATACTAAGAATATCGATCAATTATGTAAGTCAACAGGTCTAGAAATCTTACAGCTAATCAACGATCCAACACACGCGCCTAATACACGTATTTTTGTTTTACTTAGTCCTATGAAATAG
- a CDS encoding non-ribosomal peptide synthetase → MNNPLQQLIQRHHVHPNNSFIKFDKKDVELSVPERFQKQVDMHPEHIAVKTGEHVFTYNALNQFANRIARAILTKREHLRRSKAERQAEPIAMLFESGAPIIAAILGVLKVGKFYVPLDTSLPQTRISYILKDSQAGLLLTDSRNISFAKKLQISGLEILNIDEIDFSISCENLDLPLQPDNFAYIIYTSGSTGQPKGVIQNHRYVLHLTMNYTNSSHICANDKLALLYSPNFAGAVRDIFCSLLNGATLLPYNVKQEGLIGLSSWLKQQEITIFFAVATMFRHFVNTLTQQDKFPKLRLIQVGSETVYKKDVELYKQHFSDDCIFVANLGGSEISPIRQYFVDQETEITGSTVPAGYAVEDHEVLLIDDQGKLVEFNQIGEIVVRSRYLFCGYWQRPDLTEAVLFKDVQEENKLLYKTGDLGCMLPDGCLLHLGRKDFQVKVRGYRIDVSEVEMALINTNLIREAAVVASPDHLGLRAYIVPLVPQQALSLRELRSLLLKSLPDYMVPSTFMTLEALPLTPNGKVDRLGLPAFSQVQRAQLESLVLPHTPTEQILIDIWTKILGIEEIGIHDNFFELGGHSLLVNELILELFNTFSINIPLITVFELPTIAQLAKRIENTRRILVQKDVLDSTDDCEEGML, encoded by the coding sequence ATGAATAACCCGTTGCAACAGTTAATTCAGAGACATCATGTCCACCCAAATAACTCTTTTATAAAGTTCGACAAGAAAGATGTTGAACTATCGGTTCCTGAGCGCTTTCAAAAACAAGTAGATATGCATCCTGAGCATATTGCTGTTAAGACTGGAGAGCATGTGTTCACATATAATGCCCTGAATCAGTTCGCCAATCGCATAGCCAGGGCTATCTTAACCAAGCGCGAACACCTTCGGCGCAGCAAAGCTGAACGCCAAGCAGAACCGATTGCAATGTTATTTGAGAGTGGTGCTCCGATAATTGCTGCAATTCTGGGTGTATTGAAAGTTGGTAAGTTTTATGTACCACTAGATACCTCGCTGCCACAGACAAGGATTAGCTATATTCTGAAAGATTCGCAAGCGGGTTTATTACTAACAGATAGTAGAAATATCTCATTTGCCAAAAAATTGCAAATTAGCGGATTAGAAATACTCAATATTGACGAGATAGATTTCAGCATTTCTTGTGAAAATCTAGATTTACCTCTGCAACCAGATAATTTTGCCTACATCATTTATACCTCTGGATCAACAGGGCAGCCTAAAGGCGTGATCCAAAACCATCGTTATGTTCTGCATCTGACGATGAACTATACCAATAGCAGTCATATTTGTGCCAATGATAAGCTAGCGCTTTTGTACTCCCCAAATTTTGCTGGTGCTGTGAGAGATATCTTCTGCTCGTTGCTTAATGGTGCAACTCTTCTGCCATATAACGTTAAACAAGAAGGGCTAATAGGTTTAAGTAGCTGGCTGAAACAGCAAGAAATAACCATCTTTTTTGCCGTGGCGACTATGTTTCGCCATTTTGTCAACACCTTAACTCAACAAGATAAGTTCCCCAAACTGCGCCTAATTCAGGTAGGCAGTGAGACAGTCTATAAAAAAGATGTAGAACTTTACAAGCAGCATTTCTCTGATGACTGTATTTTTGTTGCCAATTTGGGAGGTTCAGAAATTAGCCCAATTCGGCAGTACTTTGTTGATCAGGAAACGGAAATTACTGGCAGTACTGTACCAGCTGGCTACGCAGTTGAGGATCATGAGGTTTTGTTAATTGATGATCAAGGTAAACTAGTTGAGTTTAATCAGATTGGTGAAATTGTAGTCAGAAGTCGTTATCTCTTTTGTGGTTATTGGCAAAGACCAGACTTGACTGAAGCAGTACTCTTCAAAGATGTCCAAGAAGAAAATAAGCTGTTGTATAAAACGGGCGACTTAGGTTGTATGTTGCCAGATGGCTGCCTTTTGCACTTAGGCAGAAAAGACTTCCAGGTGAAAGTTAGGGGCTACCGCATCGACGTTTCGGAAGTCGAAATGGCATTGATCAATACCAACCTCATCCGAGAGGCTGCTGTCGTAGCATCACCCGATCATCTAGGTCTAAGAGCCTATATTGTGCCGCTCGTTCCCCAACAAGCACTCTCACTCCGAGAACTACGAAGTCTGCTCTTAAAAAGCCTACCAGACTACATGGTTCCCTCAACTTTTATGACTTTAGAAGCGCTACCCCTAACGCCCAATGGCAAAGTTGACCGTTTGGGTTTACCCGCTTTCAGTCAGGTGCAAAGAGCGCAGTTAGAAAGTTTAGTTTTGCCTCACACTCCTACTGAGCAGATATTAATTGACATCTGGACTAAAATTCTCGGAATAGAAGAAATTGGGATTCATGATAACTTTTTTGAATTAGGGGGTCATTCCCTACTTGTTAATGAACTTATTCTAGAATTATTTAACACTTTCTCAATAAATATTCCATTAATTACTGTATTTGAATTACCAACGATCGCTCAACTAGCCAAACGTATTGAAAACACTCGTCGGATATTAGTACAAAAGGATGTGCTTGATAGCACAGATGATTGTGAAGAAGGGATGCTATGA
- a CDS encoding non-ribosomal peptide synthetase produces the protein MKTLDELLLELGCLNVKVWADGDNLRYQAPKGILTSDILAQIKTYKTEILAFLNQSTIESQSIIKPVDAIIKNDVPLSFTQQQFWLLHHLEESNYIYNMVRAFRLEGDLDIPSFEQAIQCLIARHSILRTGFKVVNGSPVQVITPHLTFDIPVIDLQNLSETERISQAQQLLLQERTRAFDLNQSPVWRVTLIRLHPQIHLLMFNLHHIICDDWSIQVFLRELSALYQEVLIGKTASLPELPIQYADFAHWQNQQIAFDKYHQQLNYWQQQLADVVPILELPYLSDRSNHNTKQAFQSGIVPLSVSAEVTNKLKQLSQQSGTTLFTTLLTAFAILLSRYTHQEDLVVGTVIANRTLAQTNPLIGAFVNTLGLRIQIPDNPTFRELLTEVQKVVLEAYAHSEVPFVKVIEALKIDRKSGNNPLLQVMFTLETIAQDKLQLPGVMTTVLELNKPTAGATFDLTLNLWETNSELQGKLEYNAYLFNEEIIQRISGHFQTLLARIVESPNQRIGNLSILNATEREQLLGKEIQEIESEFLCLHELFEAQVEKTPADVALKFEGQQLTYRELNQQANQLAHHLQTLGVKPETLVGICVERSLEMIVGILGILKAGGAYVPLDPNNPQERLNHILEDAQVQVLVTNSQLRNTLDQSNFVVYLDKEADKIAQYPGNNLVSGVQGNNLAYMIYTSGSTGKPKGVLITHHNVVRLFKATEDWYHFNETDVWTLFHSFAFDFSVWELWGGLLYGGCVVVVPSEVSRDSQAFYNLLVAEQVTVLNQTPSAFYQLIQVDEHSKTTEKLSLRVVIFGGEALSLPLLQPWFERHGDQLPQLVNMYGITETTVHVTIRRLTLADVKATSSLIGLPIPDLQIYLLDKYQQPVPIGVVGELYVGGGGVARGYWRRSELTKERFVPNPFSNQQQGRLYKTGDLARYLPTGELEYKGRIDHQVKIRGFRIELGEIKALLSGHQAVQECVVLAREDEPNNKRLVAYIVPDHIQASTILNLVSLREQAILSDAPLGTAKGDRSFNELANGKQCFPQKTGANSLGDRQSTWNSLETYIQDLRHYLQKKLPEYMIPSAFVVLEKFPLTSNGKVDSRALPIPENFKNGLESSFVAPSTPTQAILANLWAAILSIEKVGIYDNFFDLGGHSLLATSLLFRIRQAFAIDFPLRCLFETPTIAALSKLIESFKAHPTLSSNGIPSTMLAMSRLERSPSTPVPLSLSQQGLWSLHQSASTVATLNSSTLMRVKGSFLPEVVEQSFNEIVRRHENLRTVFTVINDQPMQIVLPHLHLPLIYENLQHLPPEARQSEAVRLGIKIRQQPFNLAVAPLIRTALFQLNPDEHWLVITMHHLITDGWSFSVLLQELNALMQAFANGRPSPLPALSCQYADFALWQQQVYNESAIAQQLSYWQRKLVDQELYPSPSLMLSSKQAGHRFIHLPESLVRSVEGLGRSQRVTSFVILLSAFKLVLAKWSQQNEILILATLGNRTGLDTERMIGCFINDVILRSLILPEQTGSTVIKQLQETVNEAIEHKEVQLHRVINQIQHLRPLNLLASITMTPSVQDQMPGWEAIASSQWGDIPMELYGKTPPLELYVELSKTIRIRAKYGTEKFTAETIDRLLNNYQEMLTKLVSHSEMTVSNLFKTIHSEYF, from the coding sequence ATGAAAACGCTTGATGAACTGTTGTTAGAACTTGGTTGCCTCAATGTCAAAGTCTGGGCTGATGGCGACAACCTCCGCTATCAAGCACCTAAAGGTATTCTAACTTCAGATATACTGGCTCAAATAAAAACATATAAAACGGAAATTTTAGCCTTCCTCAATCAATCAACAATTGAATCACAATCAATTATTAAACCTGTTGATGCAATTATAAAAAATGATGTCCCTTTATCCTTCACTCAACAACAATTTTGGCTGCTCCATCACCTAGAAGAGTCAAATTATATCTACAACATGGTGAGGGCGTTTCGCTTGGAAGGGGATCTGGATATTCCCAGCTTCGAGCAAGCAATCCAATGTCTGATTGCGCGTCATTCCATTCTGAGGACTGGGTTCAAGGTGGTGAATGGTTCGCCAGTACAGGTTATTACACCTCACCTGACCTTTGACATTCCTGTAATTGACTTGCAGAACTTATCAGAAACTGAGCGTATTTCTCAAGCACAACAACTTCTTTTGCAAGAGCGTACCCGTGCTTTTGATTTGAATCAGTCTCCTGTGTGGCGAGTGACTTTAATCCGTCTTCATCCTCAAATTCACTTGTTGATGTTCAATCTGCACCACATTATCTGTGATGATTGGTCAATTCAGGTATTTTTGCGGGAATTATCAGCTCTGTATCAAGAAGTTTTAATAGGAAAAACAGCTTCTTTACCAGAACTCCCCATTCAATATGCTGATTTTGCTCATTGGCAAAATCAACAGATCGCTTTTGATAAATATCACCAACAATTAAACTACTGGCAGCAACAATTGGCAGATGTTGTGCCTATTTTGGAACTGCCTTACTTAAGCGATCGCAGCAATCATAATACAAAGCAAGCGTTTCAATCTGGTATAGTACCGTTGTCTGTGAGTGCTGAGGTAACTAACAAGTTGAAGCAGTTAAGTCAACAGTCTGGGACAACCCTTTTTACCACCCTCCTGACTGCTTTCGCCATCTTACTTTCCCGCTACACCCATCAGGAGGATTTAGTTGTCGGAACTGTTATTGCTAATCGCACCTTAGCGCAGACAAATCCACTTATTGGTGCTTTTGTCAATACACTGGGCTTACGTATTCAAATTCCTGATAATCCTACCTTTCGAGAACTGTTAACTGAAGTCCAAAAGGTTGTTTTAGAAGCGTATGCTCATAGTGAGGTTCCCTTTGTTAAAGTTATTGAAGCTCTGAAAATAGATCGCAAATCAGGTAATAATCCCCTTTTGCAAGTGATGTTTACTCTAGAAACTATCGCTCAGGATAAATTGCAACTCCCAGGAGTTATGACAACAGTACTGGAGTTGAATAAACCAACAGCCGGAGCAACCTTTGATTTAACCTTAAATTTGTGGGAAACAAACTCAGAACTGCAAGGGAAACTAGAGTACAACGCCTATCTGTTTAATGAAGAAATAATCCAGCGCATCAGTGGACATTTTCAGACTTTGCTAGCAAGAATTGTTGAATCTCCAAATCAGCGTATCGGCAATTTGTCAATACTCAACGCTACAGAAAGGGAGCAGTTGCTAGGAAAAGAAATACAGGAGATTGAGTCTGAGTTTCTGTGTTTGCATGAGTTGTTTGAAGCACAGGTGGAGAAGACACCCGCAGATGTAGCACTTAAGTTTGAAGGACAACAGCTAACTTATCGGGAATTGAATCAGCAGGCTAATCAACTGGCACATCACTTGCAAACTCTGGGTGTAAAACCAGAAACATTAGTAGGCATTTGTGTAGAACGTTCACTAGAAATGATTGTGGGCATATTGGGAATACTCAAAGCCGGAGGGGCATACGTACCACTAGATCCCAATAATCCACAAGAACGGTTGAACCACATATTAGAAGATGCACAAGTGCAAGTGTTGGTAACGAATTCGCAATTACGCAACACTCTAGATCAAAGCAATTTTGTTGTCTATTTAGATAAAGAGGCAGACAAAATTGCTCAGTACCCCGGAAATAACTTAGTCAGTGGTGTGCAAGGTAATAACCTAGCGTACATGATTTATACATCCGGCTCTACAGGAAAGCCCAAAGGAGTATTAATCACTCATCACAATGTCGTTCGGTTATTCAAAGCAACGGAAGATTGGTATCACTTTAATGAAACGGATGTATGGACGCTATTCCATTCGTTTGCATTTGACTTTTCGGTTTGGGAACTGTGGGGAGGGTTGCTGTATGGCGGGTGTGTTGTGGTTGTGCCTTCCGAGGTGAGCCGAGACTCGCAAGCATTCTACAACTTACTGGTTGCTGAACAAGTGACTGTTCTCAACCAAACTCCATCCGCTTTTTACCAACTAATTCAAGTTGATGAACATTCCAAGACAACAGAAAAATTGAGTTTACGGGTAGTGATATTTGGCGGAGAAGCACTCTCGTTACCTTTGTTGCAGCCTTGGTTTGAGCGGCATGGAGATCAACTGCCCCAGTTGGTAAATATGTATGGCATTACAGAAACAACGGTTCATGTGACAATCCGTCGTTTAACCTTAGCTGATGTGAAAGCCACTAGTAGCTTAATTGGGCTGCCAATTCCCGACTTGCAGATTTACCTTCTGGACAAATACCAACAACCTGTACCCATTGGGGTGGTAGGAGAACTTTATGTTGGCGGTGGTGGTGTGGCGAGGGGATATTGGCGGCGCAGTGAACTGACTAAGGAGCGATTTGTACCCAATCCCTTTAGCAATCAGCAGCAAGGGCGTTTATACAAAACGGGGGATTTAGCGCGATATTTGCCTACAGGTGAGCTTGAGTATAAAGGACGCATCGATCATCAAGTCAAAATTCGCGGCTTTCGGATTGAGTTAGGAGAAATTAAAGCACTACTTTCTGGGCACCAAGCTGTGCAAGAATGTGTTGTACTTGCCAGAGAGGATGAACCTAATAATAAGCGATTGGTAGCCTATATTGTTCCTGACCATATCCAAGCTTCAACCATTCTCAATTTGGTGAGTTTAAGAGAGCAGGCTATACTAAGCGATGCTCCTTTAGGAACCGCCAAGGGCGATCGCTCTTTCAACGAGTTAGCCAATGGAAAGCAGTGTTTCCCTCAAAAAACGGGAGCAAATAGTTTAGGCGATCGCCAATCAACTTGGAACAGTTTAGAAACATATATTCAAGACCTTCGCCACTATCTCCAGAAAAAACTGCCTGAGTACATGATTCCATCTGCCTTTGTTGTCCTAGAAAAGTTTCCCTTAACGTCCAATGGAAAAGTTGATAGTCGCGCTCTACCCATACCGGAAAATTTTAAGAATGGACTAGAATCTAGCTTCGTAGCACCCAGCACCCCCACCCAAGCAATTTTAGCTAACCTTTGGGCTGCGATTCTCAGTATTGAGAAAGTGGGGATTTACGATAACTTTTTTGATTTGGGCGGACATTCTCTGCTAGCGACTTCACTTCTCTTCCGAATTCGCCAAGCCTTTGCGATTGATTTTCCCCTACGGTGTCTGTTTGAAACCCCAACGATCGCCGCCCTCAGCAAGTTAATTGAATCGTTCAAAGCCCATCCAACACTCAGTTCAAATGGGATTCCCTCTACCATGCTAGCCATGTCTCGCTTAGAGAGAAGCCCATCTACACCCGTGCCGCTATCGCTATCACAGCAGGGCTTGTGGTCACTGCATCAATCAGCAAGTACGGTTGCAACTCTCAATAGTTCGACTCTGATGCGAGTTAAGGGTTCCTTCTTACCAGAGGTCGTGGAGCAAAGTTTTAATGAAATCGTCCGCCGTCATGAGAATCTCCGCACGGTCTTCACCGTCATCAACGATCAGCCGATGCAGATCGTTTTACCTCACCTGCACCTGCCATTAATCTATGAAAACCTACAGCACCTACCCCCAGAGGCGCGTCAGTCGGAAGCGGTTCGTTTGGGAATTAAAATACGTCAGCAGCCCTTCAACCTGGCTGTTGCTCCCCTGATCAGAACTGCTTTATTTCAACTGAATCCAGATGAGCATTGGCTCGTGATTACTATGCACCATCTGATCACAGATGGTTGGTCATTTAGTGTGCTTCTGCAAGAATTAAACGCACTGATGCAGGCTTTCGCAAATGGACGACCTTCGCCCCTGCCAGCCCTATCATGCCAATATGCAGACTTTGCCTTGTGGCAGCAGCAAGTCTACAATGAGTCCGCGATCGCACAGCAACTCAGCTATTGGCAACGCAAACTCGTTGATCAGGAGTTATACCCATCTCCAAGTCTGATGCTCTCTAGTAAACAGGCAGGGCACCGTTTTATCCACTTACCTGAGTCTCTGGTTCGTTCGGTTGAAGGGCTGGGTCGTTCACAGAGGGTAACGAGTTTTGTCATCTTGTTGAGCGCTTTCAAACTTGTTTTAGCAAAGTGGAGTCAACAAAATGAGATTTTGATCCTGGCAACGCTCGGCAACCGCACTGGGCTAGACACAGAGCGGATGATTGGCTGCTTTATCAATGACGTGATTCTGCGATCGCTAATCTTGCCGGAACAGACTGGCTCAACCGTTATTAAACAACTTCAAGAAACCGTCAATGAAGCGATCGAACATAAAGAGGTGCAGTTGCATCGGGTGATCAACCAGATCCAACACTTACGTCCCCTGAATCTGCTGGCAAGTATTACCATGACACCCTCGGTTCAAGATCAAATGCCAGGTTGGGAAGCGATCGCATCGTCACAATGGGGCGATATACCAATGGAACTTTATGGCAAAACACCTCCGTTGGAACTTTACGTTGAACTGTCAAAGACAATCCGGATCAGGGCTAAATACGGCACTGAGAAATTCACAGCAGAGACAATCGATCGCCTATTAAACAACTATCAGGAGATGCTGACTAAGCTTGTTAGCCATTCAGAAATGACTGTTTCAAACCTCTTTAAGACAATACATTCAGAGTACTTTTGA